From Leptodactylus fuscus isolate aLepFus1 chromosome 11, aLepFus1.hap2, whole genome shotgun sequence, one genomic window encodes:
- the PTGIR gene encoding prostacyclin receptor — MFESPLITAQPSLHPTVHHFCENSTRVHADGNPAISTLMFALGVLGNLLALGILGVHRRERRARATPFCVLVTGLAVTDLLGTCVLSPVVFVSYAQQASLLALGSQPLCKLFAFAMTFFNLSSMMILFFMAFERCLALSHPYVYAQHSWGHRLARAALPISYILPALLCALPLVGVGEHKQYCPGTWCFIRMAVPPTTERAGTLAFSLLYATLTGLLILAILICKASVTASLCRMRKGQRARRGSLRRGGARGWFLGAGEEELEHLILLVLMTIIFMVCSVPMTLRAFLGALYNNGDVLDESGDLMAFRFSALNPILDPWIFIIFRGSVFRKLRSLLCSAWNKPTKPILAAGSVETGTISPMTSITGP, encoded by the exons ATGTTTGAGTCTCCTTTGATAACGGCTCAGCCGTCCCTTCATCCGACCGTCCACCACTTCTGTGAGAACTCTACCCGGGTACATGCCGATGGTAACCCTGCCATCAGCACCCTCATGTTTGCCTTGGGAGTATTGGGGAACCTGCTGGCGCTGGGCATCTTGGGGGTCCATCGGAGAGAAAGAAGAGCACGCGCCACTCCATTTTGTGTCCTGGTGACGGGACTGGCTGTGACGGATCTTCTGGGCACCTGTGTCCTGAGTCCAGTGGTTTTTGTCTCTTACGCTCAGCAGGCATCTCTCCTGGCATTGGGCTCTCAGCCACTTTGTAAACTTTTTGCATTTGCGATGACCTTCTTCAACCTATCCTCCATGATGATCCTATTTTTCATGGCCTTTGAGCGTTGTTTGGCACTAAGTCATCCCTATGTGTATGCCCAGCATAGTTGGGGGCACCGCCTGGCACGGGCGGCTTTGCCCATTTCCTACATTttgccagcgctgctctgtgcacTGCCACTGGTCGGGGTTGGTGAACATAAACAATACTGTCCTGGAACCTGGTGTTTCATTCGCATGGCAGTGCCTCCTACAACCGAGAGAGCTGGGACTCTCGCCTTTTCTCTGCTGTATGCCACCTTAACAGGGCTCCTGATCCTGGCAATATTGATCTGTAAAGCCTCTGTAACTGCCAGCCTGTGCCGCATGAGGAAGGGACAGAGGGCGAGAAGAGGGTCACTGCGACGAGGGGGAGCCCGAGGATGGTTTCTGGGAGCTGGAGAAGAAGAACTAGAACATCTCATCCTCCTGGTGCTCATGACCATAATATTCATGGTGTGCTCGGTGCCCATGACG CTCCGGGCTTTCCTGGGTGCCCTCTACAACAATGGTGATGTACTGGATGAATCGGGCGACCTAATGGCCTTCCGATTCAGCGCACTCAATCCCATCCTGGATCCCTGGATCTTCATCATATTCCGAGGATCTGTGTTTCGAAAACTCCGTTCCCTGCTCTGCTCTGCCTGGAACAAACCCACCAAACCAATTCTGGCCGCTGGTTCTGTAGAAACTGGAACCATCAGCCCGATGACCTCTATCACTGGACCTTGA
- the PPP5C gene encoding serine/threonine-protein phosphatase 5: MAEGERAAETGGGEAGGGGEKTAEELKEQANEYFRVKDYDRAVHYYTQAIALSPNNAIYYGNRSLAYLRTECYGYALADASRAIQLDAKYIKGYYRRAASNMALGKLKAALKDYETVVKVRPHDKDAQMKFQECTKLVRQKAFERAIACDQHNRSVVDSLDIEGMTIEDEYTGPQLQNGKVTLDFMVELMKFYKEQKKLHRKCVYQILVQVKEILSQLPSLVEISIDKSQQVTVCGDTHGQFYDLMNIFHLNGLPSESNPYIFNGDFVDRGSFSVEVIVTLCGFKLLYPAHFHLLRGNHETDTMNQMYGFEGEVKAKYSTQMFQLFSEVFQWLPLAMCVNQRVLIMHGGLFSEDGVTLDQIRNIDRNRQPPDSGPMCDLLWSDPQPQDGRSTSKRGVSCQFGPDVTRRFLEENGLDYIIRSHEVKADGYEVTHNGLCVTVFSAPNYCDQMGNKGAYIHLNGSDLKPKFHQFDAVPHPNVKPMMYANSLLQLGMM; this comes from the exons TGAAGGATTATGACCGGGCCGTACATTATTACACTCAGGCCATCGCTCTCAGTCCAAACAACGCCATTTACTATGGGAACCGCAGCCTGGCGTATCTGCGCACTGAATGTTACGGCTATGCCTTGGCCGACGCCTCCCGCGCCATCCAGCTCGATGCCAAATACATTAAAGGCTATTACCGGCGAGCGGCCAGCAACATGGCGCTGGGGAAGCTGAAGGCGGCACTGAAAGACTACGAGACG GTGGTGAAGGTTCGCCCTCATGATAAGGATGCTCAGATGAAGTTCCAGGAGTGCACTAAATTGGTGCGGCAGAAAGCGTTTGAGCGAGCCATTGCTTGCGACCAACACAACCGATCTGTGGTTGATTCTCTGGACATTGAAGGAATGA CCATTGAAGATGAATACACTGGTCCCCAGTTACAGAATGGAAAGGTGACATTAGACTTCATGGTGGAATTAATGAAATTTTATAAAGAGCAGAAGAAACTTCATAGGAAATGTGTCTATCAG ATCCTGGTGCAGGTGAAGGAGATCTTGTCTCAGCTGCCCAGTCTGGTGGAAATCTCTATAGATAAG TCTCAGCAGGTGACGGTGTGCGGCGACACTCATGGCCAGTTTTACGACCTCATGAACATTTTCCATCTCAATGGACTTCCCTCCGAGAGCAACCCTTAT ATATTTAATGGTGACTTTGTGGATCGCGGCTCATTCTCTGTAGAGGTGATAGTAACACTGTGCGGCTTCAAACTGCTCTACCCTGCACACTTCCATCTTCTGCGCG GTAACCATGAGACAGACACGATGAACCAGATGTATGGATTTGAGGGAGAAGTAAAAGCAAAGTATTCCACTCAGATGTTCCAGCTTTTCAGTGAGGTTTTCCAGTGGCTGCCCCTAGCAATGTGCGTCAATCAGCGCGTTTTG ATCATGCATGGCGGTCTGTTCTCAGAGGATGGCGTGACTTTGGATCAGATTCGTAATATTGATCGGAATCGGCAGCCGCCAGACTCGG GACCAATGTGTGACCTTCTGTGGTCCGATCCACAGCCACAG GACGGGCGATCCACAAGTAAGCGGGGTGTCAGCTGCCAGTTTGGCCCAGATGTGACCCGCAGGTTCCTGGAGGAGAATGGTCTTGATTATATTATCCGCAGTCACGAGGTGAAGGCTGACGGTTATGAAGTGACCCACAACGGTCTCTGTGTGACTGTGTTCTCTGCTCCAAACTACTG TGACCAGATGGGTAATAAAGGGGCTTACATTCATCTCAACGGCTCAGACTTGAAGCCCAAGTTCCACCAGTTTGATGCTGTG CCGCACCCCAATGTAAAGCCCATGATGTACGCTAACTCGCTACTCCAGCTGGGAATGATGTGA